In Luteolibacter sp. Y139, the following proteins share a genomic window:
- a CDS encoding alpha/beta hydrolase: MKLACLILTLLAAAASAQDVPALKAAKLTVDLWPEGKMPGKGANEPQTLHSPERTDATRVTNVSRPTLSFFPVEKPDAPAMIVSPGGGYTYTVVDKEGTEIAAWLNKNGIAAFVLKYRTPNNRDGALQDIQRALSLTRSRAAEWHIDPKRLGVIGFSAGGHLSARASNRFDERAYPAIDDIDQQSCRPDFAVLVYPAYLDNGKGALSPNLNPQANIPPTLIVHSEDDAKFVAGSKLYDTALTEAKHPHQFLLYKTGGHGYALHCEREAKAWPDAAITWLTKITGP; this comes from the coding sequence ATGAAGCTCGCCTGCCTCATCCTCACACTCCTCGCCGCCGCGGCCTCTGCCCAAGACGTCCCCGCCTTGAAAGCCGCGAAGCTCACCGTCGACCTCTGGCCGGAAGGAAAGATGCCCGGCAAAGGCGCAAACGAACCCCAGACCCTTCATTCCCCCGAGCGCACCGACGCCACCCGCGTCACCAATGTCAGCCGCCCCACCCTCAGCTTCTTCCCCGTCGAAAAACCGGACGCCCCCGCCATGATCGTCAGCCCCGGCGGCGGCTACACCTACACCGTCGTCGACAAGGAAGGCACCGAGATCGCCGCATGGTTGAACAAGAACGGCATCGCCGCCTTCGTCCTCAAATACCGCACGCCTAACAACCGCGATGGCGCCCTCCAGGACATCCAGCGCGCCCTCAGCCTCACCCGCTCCCGCGCCGCCGAGTGGCACATCGATCCCAAGCGCCTCGGCGTCATCGGCTTCTCCGCCGGCGGCCACCTCTCCGCCCGCGCCAGCAATCGCTTCGACGAACGCGCCTATCCCGCCATCGATGACATCGATCAACAAAGCTGCCGCCCCGACTTCGCCGTGCTCGTCTACCCCGCCTATCTCGACAATGGCAAAGGCGCCCTCTCCCCCAACCTCAATCCCCAGGCAAACATCCCGCCCACCCTCATCGTCCACAGCGAGGACGACGCGAAATTCGTCGCTGGCAGCAAGCTCTACGATACCGCTCTAACAGAAGCCAAGCACCCTCACCAATTCCTCCTCTATAAGACCGGCGGCCACGGCTACGCCCTCCACTGCGAACGCGAAGCCAAAGCCTGGCCCGATGCCGCCATCACTTGGCTCACCAAAATCACAGGCCCATAA
- a CDS encoding rhamnogalacturonan acetylesterase, with translation MSLLRLTFLRCVAAVITLPALAFAEESIAIVGDSTVCDYAPERPDRGWGQFIAEHFRPGTVAVTNLAKAGRSTRTFIKEGLWEKALAAKPAYVLIQFGHNDSHAPDKPESTDAATTYKDFLRRYIDDSRAISATPILITPVARRTFAADGTLEDTLQPYADAMKEVAKEKTVSVIDLHASSKQLVTQLGPEKSAAMANKKGDTTHFNEQGARTMADLLIKDLPTAAPSLKELLITP, from the coding sequence ATGAGTCTCCTCCGCCTCACCTTCCTCCGATGCGTCGCCGCGGTGATCACGCTTCCCGCGCTAGCCTTCGCTGAGGAATCCATCGCCATCGTCGGCGACTCCACCGTCTGCGACTACGCCCCGGAGCGTCCCGACCGCGGCTGGGGCCAATTCATCGCCGAGCATTTCCGCCCCGGCACCGTCGCCGTCACCAATCTCGCCAAGGCCGGCCGCAGCACCAGGACCTTCATCAAGGAAGGCCTCTGGGAAAAAGCCCTCGCCGCAAAGCCCGCCTACGTCCTCATCCAGTTCGGCCACAATGACTCGCACGCGCCGGACAAACCCGAGTCCACCGACGCTGCCACCACCTACAAGGACTTCCTCCGCCGCTACATCGATGATTCCCGCGCCATCTCAGCGACGCCCATTCTCATCACCCCCGTGGCCCGCCGAACTTTCGCCGCCGATGGCACCTTGGAAGACACCCTCCAACCCTACGCCGACGCCATGAAGGAAGTCGCGAAGGAAAAGACCGTCTCCGTCATCGACCTCCACGCCTCCAGCAAGCAACTCGTCACCCAACTCGGCCCCGAGAAGAGCGCCGCGATGGCCAACAAGAAAGGCGACACCACCCACTTCAATGAACAAGGCGCCCGCACCATGGCCGACCTGCTCATCAAAGACCTCCCTACCGCCGCACCCTCCCTGAAGGAACTCCTCATCACCCCATGA
- a CDS encoding SGNH/GDSL hydrolase family protein, translated as MIRSLLKRLRALLLPLLLTVAAYATAEETPLPATVFKNLQSGKKQTVVIYGTSLSINGAWAKAVQEYFDKEFPGQVTFTNAAKAGMHSNWGVENLQKRVLDRHPDLVFIEFSANDAATKHNISREKSEANLDQMVQALRKQNPEINLILQTMNPAWDSPSNPAKKYGTDRPELESYYDVYRSYAQKNHLPLADHYPNWAKIKKDDPQRYEKNVADGIHPQSEPSLAVTWPTIRDLLEKARTEAKKK; from the coding sequence ATGATCCGCTCCCTTCTCAAACGCTTGCGCGCCCTCCTGCTGCCGCTCCTCCTAACAGTCGCCGCATACGCCACCGCCGAAGAAACCCCACTACCCGCCACCGTCTTCAAGAACCTCCAGTCCGGCAAAAAACAAACCGTCGTCATCTACGGCACCAGCCTCTCCATCAATGGCGCATGGGCAAAAGCCGTGCAGGAATACTTCGACAAGGAATTCCCCGGCCAAGTCACCTTCACCAATGCCGCCAAGGCCGGCATGCACTCGAACTGGGGCGTCGAGAACCTCCAGAAGCGCGTCCTCGACCGCCACCCGGACCTCGTCTTCATCGAGTTCTCCGCCAACGACGCCGCCACCAAGCACAACATCTCCCGCGAAAAGTCAGAGGCCAATCTCGACCAGATGGTGCAGGCCCTCCGGAAACAAAATCCCGAGATCAACCTCATCCTCCAGACCATGAATCCCGCCTGGGACTCCCCCTCGAACCCCGCCAAAAAATACGGCACCGACCGCCCCGAGCTCGAGTCCTACTACGACGTTTATCGTAGCTACGCCCAAAAGAACCACCTCCCCCTCGCCGACCACTATCCGAACTGGGCCAAGATCAAGAAGGACGACCCCCAGCGCTACGAAAAGAATGTCGCCGATGGTATCCACCCGCAAAGCGAGCCCAGCCTCGCCGTCACCTGGCCGACCATTCGCGACCTGCTGGAGAAAGCCCGTACCGAGGCCAAGAAGAAATGA
- a CDS encoding sialate O-acetylesterase, whose product MRRILAIVLACLFTGPTHAQSKPATTPLPAKENFHLYLLMGQSNMVGRDRKGMDTSAENPRILSLNPEGQWVIAKDPLHPKIGAIEPGIGPGLSFATEMLKDEKNPKVTIGLIPCAVGGTPLKRWVKDGDLYKQAIERAKAASKDGVIKGVLWHQGESDTEKPENADTYGTRLTGMLKDLRKDLSQPDLPIVVGQLGEFLALTPEKFPCAATVQAAIKKIPDTVPHTGYADSAGLGHKGDKLHFNTEGAKEFGTRFATAMKDLQKPKKKP is encoded by the coding sequence ATGCGCCGGATTCTCGCCATCGTCCTCGCCTGCCTTTTCACAGGCCCCACCCACGCTCAATCCAAGCCCGCCACAACGCCGCTCCCAGCGAAGGAGAACTTCCACCTCTACCTCCTCATGGGCCAGTCGAACATGGTCGGCCGGGATCGGAAGGGCATGGACACCTCGGCGGAAAACCCGCGCATTCTCTCGCTGAATCCCGAGGGCCAGTGGGTCATAGCAAAGGACCCGCTGCATCCCAAGATCGGTGCCATCGAGCCCGGCATCGGCCCCGGCCTCTCCTTCGCCACCGAGATGCTCAAGGATGAGAAGAACCCCAAGGTCACCATCGGCCTCATCCCCTGCGCCGTCGGCGGCACGCCCCTCAAGCGCTGGGTGAAAGACGGCGACCTCTACAAACAAGCCATCGAGCGTGCCAAGGCCGCCTCGAAGGACGGCGTGATCAAAGGCGTCCTCTGGCACCAGGGCGAGTCCGACACCGAGAAGCCCGAGAATGCCGACACCTACGGCACCCGCCTCACCGGCATGCTCAAGGACCTGCGGAAAGACCTCTCCCAACCCGACCTCCCCATCGTCGTCGGCCAGCTCGGCGAGTTCCTCGCGCTCACACCCGAGAAGTTCCCCTGCGCCGCCACTGTTCAAGCCGCCATCAAGAAGATCCCCGATACCGTCCCACACACCGGTTACGCCGACTCCGCCGGCCTCGGCCACAAGGGCGACAAGCTCCACTTCAACACCGAAGGCGCCAAGGAATTCGGCACCCGCTTCGCCACTGCCATGAAGGACCTGCAGAAGCCAAAGAAGAAACCCTAA
- a CDS encoding alpha-L-fucosidase, which yields MISRLLLLTLTTPLLALPKPDPAGVTNTGPYDYGVMGPPATPSIVANANKLSSTPLPPGPFKPDWDSIRTNYETPSWFADAKFGIFMHWGLYSVSAHRNEWYEKHLYAADLKWHTDKFGPPEKFGYKDFIPLFTAEKFNATDWADLFYKSGAKVVLPCAQHHDNFALWDSKITPFNAKAMGPKRDLIGELAAASRAKGLKFGVSNHGIENFTFIDPSKEVLARLDKAKADLFDPKWKGFYHVADRSDEAQSAFLADWMERNFELIDKYQPDLLWFDNGVNLRLLDPLKLRVAAYYYNRATSWKKEVSLSTKFVAYAPSNKDTEQVGSIIDFEKVGGRSPSNIRPGAWMVDDPIGTSWGYTEDMRVFGPDAILGKLVDTVSKGGFYLLNLAPKADGTIPKEQQDTLLAIGKWLGKHGEAIYGTRPWTQPADGKARFTIKGDTLYAILPGKPAKNITLPSLAEKPGAPTISKIELLGDNGSLKFKRDTKALEIELPNSANDPLAQVLKITFGK from the coding sequence ATGATCTCCCGCCTCCTTCTCCTCACCCTCACCACCCCTCTCCTCGCCCTCCCCAAACCCGACCCCGCCGGCGTCACTAACACCGGCCCCTACGACTACGGCGTGATGGGCCCGCCCGCCACACCATCCATCGTCGCGAACGCCAACAAACTCTCATCCACCCCGCTCCCACCCGGCCCCTTCAAGCCCGACTGGGACTCCATCCGCACCAACTACGAAACCCCATCATGGTTCGCCGACGCCAAGTTCGGCATCTTCATGCACTGGGGCCTCTACTCCGTCTCCGCTCATCGCAATGAGTGGTATGAGAAGCACCTCTACGCCGCCGACCTCAAGTGGCACACCGACAAATTCGGCCCGCCGGAGAAGTTCGGCTACAAGGACTTCATCCCGCTCTTCACCGCGGAAAAATTCAACGCCACCGACTGGGCCGACCTCTTCTACAAGTCCGGCGCCAAAGTCGTCCTTCCCTGCGCCCAGCATCACGACAACTTCGCCCTCTGGGACAGCAAGATCACTCCCTTCAACGCCAAGGCCATGGGCCCCAAGCGCGACCTCATCGGCGAACTCGCCGCCGCCTCCCGCGCCAAGGGCCTCAAGTTCGGCGTCTCCAATCACGGCATCGAGAACTTCACCTTCATCGATCCCTCGAAAGAAGTCCTCGCTCGCCTCGACAAGGCCAAGGCCGACCTCTTCGACCCCAAGTGGAAAGGCTTCTACCACGTCGCCGACCGCAGCGATGAAGCGCAGTCTGCTTTCCTCGCCGATTGGATGGAGCGGAACTTCGAGCTCATCGACAAGTATCAGCCCGACCTCCTCTGGTTCGACAATGGCGTGAACCTCCGCCTCCTCGATCCCCTCAAGCTCCGCGTCGCCGCCTACTACTACAACCGTGCGACTTCATGGAAAAAGGAAGTCTCCCTCTCCACCAAGTTCGTCGCCTACGCCCCATCGAACAAGGACACCGAGCAAGTCGGTTCCATCATCGACTTCGAGAAAGTCGGCGGCCGCTCCCCCTCGAACATCCGCCCCGGCGCATGGATGGTCGATGACCCCATCGGCACCTCCTGGGGCTACACCGAGGACATGCGGGTCTTCGGCCCCGATGCCATCCTCGGCAAGCTCGTCGACACCGTCAGCAAGGGCGGCTTCTACCTCCTCAATCTCGCCCCCAAGGCCGACGGCACCATCCCCAAGGAACAACAGGACACCCTCCTCGCCATCGGCAAGTGGCTCGGCAAACACGGCGAAGCCATCTACGGCACCCGCCCTTGGACCCAACCAGCCGACGGCAAAGCCCGCTTCACCATCAAGGGCGACACCCTCTACGCCATCCTCCCCGGCAAGCCCGCCAAAAACATCACCCTCCCTTCCCTCGCCGAAAAACCCGGCGCTCCCACCATCTCAAAAATCGAACTCCTCGGCGACAACGGCTCCCTCAAATTCAAGCGTGACACCAAGGCCCTCGAAATCGAACTGCCTAACAGCGCTAACGACCCCTTGGCCCAAGTGCTGAAGATTACCTTCGGCAAGTAA
- a CDS encoding rhamnogalacturonan lyase family protein, which yields MSALCVGTAHAQRQMERLGRGLTAMRSSSTQVYIGWRLLGNDPRDIAFNLYRSGNGGSAVKLNTSPITATTDYVDTPPTLASIAYTYSVKPVIGGVEVPDTWAHALSAPFALPANPPTRQYVPVPIQPTPDGALDVKFVWVGDLDGNGEYDFVIDRQSAEGARQFLEAYKRDGTFLWRIDLGPNSFYKYNIEPGSSAISIGHGDNVTVYDMDGDGKAEVLLRTANNVVLGNGAVVSGGASDNVQFLSVLDGMTGTELARATAPNPRLSDGPMNGHMGILYLDGQRPSVIWAAKNRAADESFHGVITAWDWRNNSLTQRWSWVDDGAIHSPEGHQIRIADVDNDGKDEFVDIGYVLDDNGTQLFNIPEVVHGDRFHLTDIDPDRPGLENFIIQQNNGTGLATELYSAGTGAIIKKWYAGGVVDVGRGVAGDFDPNVKGCEFFSTQAGVYDCKGNNLGYANQPFPPEAIWWDGDLVREFVSTIGSSATSPGIDKFNTANGTSGRVISLYSDANAPNSPYNNYIAYGGRPQFWGDILGDWREELLCVATDNSELRIYSVRSADTAKTSNGTGFRIPTLMHNPQYRLQATTKGYVQASYVDYYLGTGMTAPPPAPMVDTDLVWRGGSGTTTWDNGVSSSWTESGANATFTAGKAVRFDIGADATTPVALSGTLSPKDLTVYSPKDLTFDGTAGSLSGTMKLMKSGKGSLTLSGSHTFTGTTTIWDGALTLNGTLSSSPVTVWGGTWGGAAAAGLTGGRIGGTGTFSQPVTLGYRGAITPGSGMGNAGTLTLGSGLTAQDGSALAFDLSNNPANPATSDRIAVTGNLSVTGKVGIVIKALNGSIPAGTYTLLTYTGTLTGSASNFDVSVPPGTPYSLTAASGAVTLTVPITRAPAAIVWRGSGAAWDLATTSNWLNGGSPDIFVAGDTVTFDSTGAAATTATLTTALPVAGVTVNTSTDYTLSGTGFISGTGGLTKSGTGTLTINTANDYTGPTTVTGGVLAIASLADGGTPSSLGAASVGASNLVINGGTLRLTGSQTNTNRSMTIGASGGTLDVASNGSSMQISGTLTGSGLLTKTGVGTLILAKNNTYTGGTVINQGTIYLAGSTPNVSGLGTGSVTFNNGRLTMANVQASETAAWNMIVPAGMTGRLDADGRCSLTGSLTGSGTFNYYSPYVRSDMKGNWSAFTGQINLVTDSDGSEMRVSNSSGFGTAALNIGAESIVYYNVSSSTATLDIGELTGDTTTGLGGGPTSGRTVTWRVGGRNTDAIFSGTIANGTGTTAITKNGTGIWTLGGASTYTGATTVSTGTLRINGSTTGSAVTVQTGAALGGSGAITGNVTYQAGAILEHGAIGSTPLAITGNLTFGANAVVRPVTGTTLGPGTYTLLTYTGIRTGTPILSWQAPAGSTLTASFDFATAGVITMTLASQPGASNLIWTGSSSSVWDTATANWTNGSGNVVFATGSTVSFTDAGNSTSPIGISLDVEPEEVFVSTTKNYTLNGAGKIIGDTTLTKSGTGTLTLSTANTFTGGTSISGGTLSITNAAALGTGTVTLSGGTWATNNLAPQNSILVTSASTISGGDGGGAHGLRNISGSGILTLNATNIFDLEGDMSGFSGTFAFAGTSSFRLFTSAFNGSAAATFDLGTRGLSARQGSAYNLGALKGLAGSFLGMASNSNATSCTYTIGAANIDTTFAGVIANGSATKPVGIIKSGTGSLTLGGVNTYTGATTVNTGKLLITGSIATTTSTVAPTGGLGGNGTIGGAVTCNGILDPAGTLTLGAGLTLSSTAVLPYELGTTSDRVNVTGNLILAGTLNVTAGPGFAPGTYTLLTYTGTLDDETGLATGTIPAGYEATVSTATPGQVRLIVTQTLTPFEQWQIQYFGSTSNPDAAPTADPDADGTDNATEFLLGLDPKNGRSSFKATGTRTGDNFTLTWPSADGVQFEIERSTALDTGWQPIATVTGGAGNTASFTDTSPPVGKAFYKIAIIVE from the coding sequence ATGTCAGCGCTCTGCGTTGGCACCGCCCATGCCCAGCGCCAGATGGAGCGCCTCGGCCGCGGCCTCACCGCCATGCGCAGCAGCAGCACGCAGGTGTACATCGGCTGGCGTCTCTTGGGAAATGACCCGCGCGATATCGCCTTCAATCTCTACCGCTCCGGCAATGGCGGCAGCGCAGTCAAACTGAATACCTCGCCCATCACCGCCACCACCGATTACGTCGATACCCCGCCGACCCTCGCCTCCATCGCCTACACCTATTCGGTCAAGCCCGTTATCGGCGGCGTCGAAGTCCCGGACACCTGGGCCCATGCCCTGAGCGCACCCTTCGCACTGCCCGCAAATCCACCCACCCGCCAATACGTTCCCGTCCCCATCCAGCCCACACCCGATGGCGCACTCGATGTGAAGTTCGTCTGGGTCGGCGATCTCGATGGCAATGGCGAATACGACTTCGTCATCGATCGCCAATCCGCCGAAGGCGCACGCCAATTCCTCGAAGCCTACAAGCGCGATGGCACCTTCCTCTGGCGCATCGATCTCGGGCCTAACAGCTTCTACAAATACAACATCGAGCCCGGCTCCTCCGCCATCAGCATCGGCCACGGCGACAATGTCACCGTCTACGACATGGACGGCGACGGCAAGGCCGAGGTCCTGCTCCGCACCGCGAATAACGTCGTCCTCGGCAATGGCGCTGTCGTCAGCGGCGGCGCTTCGGACAATGTCCAGTTCCTCTCCGTCCTCGACGGCATGACCGGCACCGAGCTCGCCCGCGCCACCGCCCCGAATCCCCGCCTCAGCGATGGCCCCATGAATGGCCACATGGGCATCCTCTACCTCGATGGCCAGCGCCCTTCCGTCATCTGGGCCGCCAAGAACCGCGCTGCCGATGAGAGCTTCCACGGCGTGATCACCGCATGGGATTGGCGAAACAATAGCCTCACCCAGCGTTGGTCATGGGTCGATGACGGCGCCATCCACTCGCCCGAGGGCCACCAGATCCGCATTGCCGACGTCGATAACGACGGCAAGGACGAGTTCGTCGACATCGGCTACGTGCTCGATGACAATGGCACCCAGCTTTTCAATATCCCCGAAGTCGTCCACGGCGACCGCTTCCACCTGACGGACATCGATCCCGATCGCCCCGGCCTGGAGAACTTCATCATCCAGCAGAACAATGGCACCGGCCTCGCCACCGAACTCTACAGTGCCGGCACCGGCGCCATCATCAAGAAGTGGTACGCCGGCGGCGTGGTCGATGTCGGCCGCGGCGTGGCCGGTGACTTCGATCCCAATGTAAAGGGCTGCGAGTTCTTCTCCACCCAAGCCGGCGTCTACGACTGCAAGGGCAATAACCTGGGCTACGCCAACCAGCCCTTCCCGCCCGAGGCCATCTGGTGGGACGGCGATCTCGTCCGCGAGTTCGTTTCCACCATCGGCAGCTCCGCCACCAGCCCCGGCATCGACAAGTTCAATACCGCCAATGGCACCAGCGGCCGCGTCATCAGCCTCTACAGCGACGCGAACGCTCCGAACTCGCCCTACAACAACTACATCGCCTACGGCGGCCGCCCGCAATTCTGGGGCGACATCCTCGGCGACTGGCGCGAAGAACTGCTCTGCGTCGCCACCGACAATAGCGAGCTCCGCATCTACTCGGTGAGAAGCGCCGACACCGCCAAGACCAGCAATGGCACCGGCTTCCGCATCCCCACCCTGATGCACAATCCGCAGTATCGCCTCCAAGCCACCACCAAGGGCTACGTGCAGGCCAGCTACGTCGACTACTACCTCGGCACCGGCATGACCGCGCCGCCACCCGCACCCATGGTCGATACCGATCTCGTGTGGCGCGGCGGCTCCGGCACCACCACTTGGGACAACGGTGTTTCTAGTAGTTGGACCGAAAGTGGTGCCAATGCCACCTTCACCGCCGGGAAAGCCGTCCGCTTCGACATCGGCGCGGATGCCACCACGCCGGTCGCACTATCCGGCACGCTCTCGCCGAAGGACCTCACCGTCTATTCGCCGAAGGACCTGACCTTCGATGGCACAGCGGGCTCGCTCTCCGGCACCATGAAGCTCATGAAGTCCGGCAAGGGCTCACTCACCCTCTCCGGCAGCCACACCTTCACCGGCACCACCACCATCTGGGACGGCGCGCTCACTCTGAATGGCACCCTCTCCAGCAGCCCCGTCACCGTCTGGGGCGGTACCTGGGGCGGAGCAGCCGCCGCGGGCCTCACAGGCGGACGCATCGGCGGCACCGGCACCTTCAGCCAGCCCGTCACCCTCGGCTATCGCGGCGCGATCACTCCCGGCTCCGGCATGGGAAATGCCGGCACCCTCACCCTCGGCAGCGGCCTCACCGCCCAAGATGGCTCCGCTCTCGCCTTCGATCTCTCGAACAACCCCGCTAATCCCGCCACCAGCGACCGCATTGCCGTCACCGGAAATCTTTCCGTCACCGGCAAGGTCGGCATCGTCATCAAGGCGCTCAATGGCTCCATCCCCGCCGGCACTTACACGCTGCTCACCTACACCGGCACCCTCACCGGCAGCGCCTCGAATTTCGACGTCTCCGTCCCGCCCGGCACGCCCTACTCGCTCACCGCTGCCTCCGGCGCCGTCACTCTAACAGTCCCCATCACCCGCGCCCCCGCCGCCATCGTCTGGCGCGGCTCCGGCGCAGCATGGGATCTCGCCACCACCTCGAACTGGCTCAATGGCGGCTCACCCGACATCTTCGTCGCCGGCGACACCGTCACCTTCGATTCCACCGGTGCCGCTGCCACCACCGCCACCCTCACCACCGCCCTGCCCGTCGCGGGCGTCACGGTCAATACCTCCACCGACTACACCCTCTCCGGCACCGGCTTCATCAGCGGCACCGGCGGCCTCACCAAGTCCGGCACCGGCACCCTCACCATCAATACCGCCAACGACTACACCGGCCCCACCACCGTGACTGGCGGCGTTCTCGCCATCGCCTCGCTCGCCGATGGCGGCACTCCCAGCTCCCTCGGCGCAGCCAGCGTCGGTGCCAGCAATCTCGTCATCAATGGCGGCACTCTCCGCCTCACCGGCTCACAGACGAATACCAACCGCAGCATGACCATCGGCGCTTCCGGCGGCACCCTCGATGTCGCCAGCAATGGCAGCTCCATGCAAATCAGCGGCACCCTCACCGGCAGCGGCCTCCTGACAAAAACCGGCGTCGGCACCCTCATCCTCGCGAAGAACAACACCTACACCGGCGGCACCGTCATCAATCAGGGCACCATCTACCTCGCCGGTAGCACCCCGAATGTCTCTGGCCTCGGCACCGGCAGCGTCACCTTCAACAACGGCCGTCTCACCATGGCCAATGTCCAGGCCAGCGAAACCGCCGCATGGAACATGATCGTCCCCGCCGGCATGACCGGCCGCCTCGATGCCGATGGCCGTTGCTCGCTCACCGGCTCGCTCACCGGCTCCGGCACCTTCAATTACTACTCGCCCTACGTCCGCTCCGACATGAAGGGCAACTGGTCCGCCTTCACCGGCCAGATCAATCTCGTCACCGATTCCGACGGCTCCGAGATGCGCGTCTCCAACAGCTCCGGCTTTGGCACCGCCGCCCTCAATATCGGCGCGGAAAGCATCGTCTACTACAATGTTAGTAGCAGCACCGCCACCCTCGACATCGGCGAGCTCACCGGCGACACCACCACCGGCCTCGGCGGCGGCCCCACCTCCGGCCGCACCGTCACCTGGCGCGTCGGCGGCCGGAATACCGACGCCATCTTCTCCGGCACCATCGCCAATGGCACCGGCACCACCGCCATCACCAAGAACGGCACCGGCATCTGGACCCTCGGCGGCGCATCCACCTACACCGGCGCCACCACCGTTTCCACCGGCACCCTCCGCATCAATGGCAGCACCACCGGCAGCGCCGTCACCGTGCAGACCGGCGCAGCCCTCGGCGGCAGCGGCGCCATCACCGGCAATGTGACTTACCAAGCCGGCGCCATCCTCGAGCACGGCGCGATCGGCTCCACACCACTCGCCATCACCGGCAATCTCACCTTCGGCGCGAATGCCGTCGTCCGCCCGGTCACCGGCACTACCCTCGGCCCCGGCACCTACACCCTGCTGACCTACACCGGCATTCGCACCGGCACGCCCATCCTTTCCTGGCAGGCGCCCGCAGGCTCCACCCTCACGGCCTCGTTCGATTTCGCCACCGCGGGCGTCATCACCATGACCCTCGCCAGCCAACCCGGCGCTTCGAATCTCATCTGGACGGGTAGCAGCAGCTCCGTCTGGGATACCGCCACTGCCAACTGGACCAATGGCTCCGGCAACGTCGTCTTCGCCACCGGCTCCACCGTCTCCTTCACCGACGCGGGTAATTCGACCAGCCCCATCGGCATCTCGCTCGATGTCGAGCCGGAGGAAGTCTTCGTCTCTACTACCAAAAACTACACGCTGAATGGAGCGGGCAAGATCATCGGTGACACGACTCTAACAAAGAGCGGCACCGGCACCCTCACCCTCTCCACCGCCAATACCTTCACCGGCGGCACCTCCATCTCCGGCGGCACTCTTTCCATCACGAATGCCGCCGCCCTCGGCACCGGCACCGTCACCCTCTCCGGCGGCACCTGGGCCACCAATAACCTCGCGCCGCAGAATTCCATCCTCGTCACCTCCGCCTCCACCATCTCCGGCGGCGATGGCGGCGGTGCACATGGCCTGAGAAACATCTCCGGCTCCGGCATCCTCACCCTGAATGCCACCAATATCTTCGACCTCGAGGGCGACATGTCCGGCTTCTCCGGCACCTTCGCCTTCGCCGGCACCAGCTCGTTCCGCCTCTTCACCTCCGCCTTCAATGGCAGCGCTGCCGCCACCTTCGACCTCGGCACCCGCGGCCTCTCCGCCCGCCAGGGCAGCGCCTACAATCTCGGCGCGCTCAAGGGCCTCGCCGGCAGCTTCCTCGGCATGGCCAGCAATAGCAACGCCACCAGCTGCACCTACACCATCGGCGCGGCGAACATCGACACCACCTTCGCCGGCGTCATCGCCAATGGCAGCGCGACCAAGCCCGTCGGCATCATTAAGAGCGGCACCGGCAGCCTCACCCTCGGCGGCGTCAATACCTACACCGGAGCCACCACGGTCAACACCGGCAAGCTCCTCATCACCGGCTCGATCGCAACTACGACAAGCACCGTAGCTCCCACCGGCGGCCTCGGCGGCAATGGAACCATCGGCGGCGCCGTCACCTGCAATGGCATCCTCGATCCCGCCGGCACCCTCACCCTCGGCGCAGGCCTCACCCTCTCGTCCACCGCCGTGCTCCCCTATGAGCTCGGCACCACTTCCGACCGCGTCAATGTCACCGGCAATCTCATCCTCGCCGGCACCCTGAACGTCACCGCCGGCCCCGGCTTCGCCCCGGGCACCTACACCCTCCTCACCTACACCGGCACCCTCGATGACGAAACCGGCCTCGCCACCGGCACCATCCCCGCCGGCTACGAGGCCACCGTCAGCACCGCCACTCCCGGCCAGGTCCGCCTCATCGTCACACAAACGCTCACACCCTTCGAGCAGTGGCAGATCCAATACTTCGGCAGCACCAGCAATCCCGACGCCGCACCCACCGCCGATCCCGATGCCGACGGCACCGACAACGCCACCGAGTTCCTGTTAGGCCTCGACCCCAAGAACGGCAGATCCTCCTTCAAGGCCACCGGCACCCGCACCGGCGATAACTTCACCCTCACCTGGCCCTCCGCCGATGGCGTCCAGTTCGAGATCGAACGCAGCACCGCCCTCGACACCGGCTGGCAACCCATCGCCACCGTCACCGGCGGCGCAGGCAACACCGCCTCCTTCACCGACACCTCACCGCCTGTCGGCAAGGCCTTCTACAAGATCGCCATCATCGTCGAGTAG